The genomic interval ACTTGCTTAGAATAACAAGTGAGCCGTCATTGAGAGTGCCACAATACCCTTAACCGTCCATGCGAGGGTACGCCACCAATTTTTAGAGTTCAAGGCCTCAATCCACTTGGTTTGATGGCTGGTGCTCAAGAGCCGATGTAAGGGCATGTGAACGGCGAAAGTGACTCCGTAGGCCAGGGCAAACATAGCCGCGTTCAGGAGGACGTGCTTTGGTAGGGTGTCCCAGTAGTAAATGGATATGCCAATAGTGCTGATGGTTTCCATCACAAATAGTGGTGCAATCAGCCGGAAGCTGCGTTTGGTGTGTTGCGCTTCATAGACTTTCCAGTCGTGGACATTGACGTTCCGCATTTGCGGATAAGATATAAGCTGCACATACCAGATGATGCCGACAAAGGACAGACTAGCTAATAGGTGCAAGAGAAGTGACAAAGGTCCTGCAATCATGAGCCGAAAATTTCTTCGATTCGTTCTTTTCGAAAATCGAAGATTTCAGTCAATTTAGGTTTAATTACGATGGGATGGGCCATTTTTCCCAAAAATCCCATGGGTAAGGCGTAGTGAATAATATCGGTCACCTTGGTTGAATGCTCGTCGATCGATTCAAAATGATGCTCGTGGTGCCAGATTTTGTAGGGGCCAAGGCGCTGTTCATCAACAAAGTACTGCTGGTGTTGAACCTGAGTGATTTCCGTCGCCCAGGTCATTTTAATGCCTAGTAGAGGAGCGACTCGGTAGGTGATGAAGAATCCCGGATACATAGCCGTGGGTTGACTCTTGGTTTTGGGCTCAAATCCGATATCCGTTGGCGTGAGTTTCTGGAGGTTGTCTGGGTTAGAAAAGAAATTCCAGGCCTCTTCCAAACCTACAGGAACCACGATGCTGTCTTCCATTCTGTACATGCCCAATAAACTCTGTCGTTCAGGAAAGGTTCGTAGGGGTTGTGTACCTTGAGGGCATGAATAGACTTTTTAGCCTTTTGATGAGCTTGGTCGCGCTCACGGCGTGGGCTCAACCAGAAAATCGCTACTTGGACAATCGTACCTATGAGCACGATGAGCTCATTGAAGAATATCGCGCCTTAGAGCAGGCCTATGAAGAGGCCGATTTGATCGAATATGGTCCAACAGATGTGGGACGCCCTCTGCACCTTTTCGTTATGAACAAGGCCAAAGTCTTTGATCCTCTGCGTATTGAAAAGCAGAGCACCATCCTCATCCTCAATGGTATCCATCCCGGGGAGAGTTGCGGCATTGATGCTTCACTCAAATGGGCCTATGACATGCTTTCTTCAGGTTCTCTACCTCCACACGTAGTCATCGCTATAGTGCCA from Cryomorphaceae bacterium carries:
- a CDS encoding SRPBCC family protein, whose product is MYRMEDSIVVPVGLEEAWNFFSNPDNLQKLTPTDIGFEPKTKSQPTAMYPGFFITYRVAPLLGIKMTWATEITQVQHQQYFVDEQRLGPYKIWHHEHHFESIDEHSTKVTDIIHYALPMGFLGKMAHPIVIKPKLTEIFDFRKERIEEIFGS